Proteins encoded in a region of the Chryseobacterium piperi genome:
- a CDS encoding UvrD-helicase domain-containing protein: MTAIEQIIENIDNKKSFVLEAGAGSGKTYTLIQTLNYLLENKGEDLKYNHQKIVCITYTNVAKNEVIERLENHPLVIVSTIHEFLWDCIKSYEKQLKIELCKLNEIRYQIDIDLGIDESRYIPNLVDRLDRIDSVSYNDTAFRDFEKGQLHHDDVIILSKMMFFAYPLLTNILSQKFPYLLIDEYQDTAKETINALVDSLLENNKDKIILGFYGDSHQKIYNNGVGDLANYTHPDSHKLYLVKKEENYRSSIAVVNLLNKFRTNIEQKAQTDVEGSAKFIYCEYRPIKTRINRNNREVDDESRSAYNAEIDLQKKENFDKVVNLLVTRENWIFDKLDNKKNDKILVLVNSAVAKRNDFSNLYRIYSRRYIRSVGDELNKRRNALIQYFVGYTDKKISQERETGIEHLVKFWEECNYNEVLRFLKRYSSLFVDGYLEHKHKKIITDILDELIVIRKTKSVKEVMEFVESRKLIRRSDAVKKFIEQVGLDFDKLEEGSEKSRFVNNKILYDSLLGLSYKEIINFFEFTQNHTVFSTKHGTKGEEYRNVLTVIDDKEWVNEAEGYNFEGFFDNTDVNEERKLRTRNLFYVECSRAKENLIVLALSPMGESALNNIEKWFGKNNVIKLDNF, translated from the coding sequence ATGACAGCAATAGAGCAAATTATAGAGAATATTGATAATAAAAAAAGTTTTGTATTAGAAGCTGGCGCTGGTTCAGGAAAAACTTATACTCTAATTCAAACTCTGAACTATTTACTTGAAAATAAAGGTGAAGATTTAAAATATAATCATCAAAAAATAGTTTGTATAACCTACACTAATGTTGCAAAAAATGAGGTTATTGAACGTTTAGAGAATCATCCTTTAGTAATAGTTTCAACTATTCATGAATTTTTGTGGGATTGTATAAAATCATATGAAAAGCAGTTGAAAATTGAATTATGTAAGTTAAATGAGATTAGGTATCAAATAGATATAGATTTAGGTATAGATGAATCACGGTATATCCCCAATTTAGTAGATAGGTTAGATAGAATTGATTCAGTTTCTTATAATGATACAGCATTTAGGGATTTTGAAAAAGGGCAACTCCATCATGATGATGTTATTATTTTATCAAAAATGATGTTTTTTGCTTATCCACTACTCACTAATATTTTATCACAAAAATTTCCTTATTTACTAATTGATGAATATCAGGATACAGCAAAAGAAACGATTAACGCATTAGTAGATTCATTGCTCGAAAATAATAAAGATAAAATTATTTTAGGCTTCTATGGGGATTCTCATCAAAAGATTTACAATAATGGTGTTGGTGATTTAGCTAATTATACTCATCCTGATTCTCACAAGCTATATTTGGTTAAGAAGGAGGAGAATTATCGTTCTTCTATAGCAGTGGTAAATCTATTAAATAAATTCAGAACCAATATAGAACAAAAGGCTCAAACCGATGTTGAAGGAAGTGCAAAATTTATTTATTGCGAATATAGGCCAATTAAAACCAGAATTAATAGAAATAATAGGGAAGTAGATGATGAAAGTCGATCCGCCTACAATGCAGAGATTGATTTACAAAAAAAAGAAAATTTTGATAAAGTTGTGAATTTATTAGTAACTAGAGAAAATTGGATTTTTGATAAATTAGATAATAAAAAAAATGACAAAATACTAGTATTAGTCAATAGTGCTGTTGCTAAACGAAATGATTTCTCTAATTTATACAGAATTTATAGTAGAAGATATATTAGAAGTGTTGGGGATGAATTAAATAAAAGGAGAAATGCCTTAATTCAATATTTCGTCGGTTATACTGATAAAAAAATATCTCAGGAAAGAGAAACTGGAATTGAACATTTGGTGAAGTTTTGGGAGGAGTGTAATTATAATGAAGTGTTGCGCTTTCTTAAAAGATATAGCTCTTTATTTGTTGATGGGTATTTAGAACATAAACATAAGAAAATCATAACTGATATTTTAGATGAGTTAATAGTAATTAGAAAAACTAAATCTGTAAAAGAAGTTATGGAATTTGTTGAAAGTAGAAAATTGATAAGAAGATCTGACGCTGTTAAAAAATTTATCGAACAAGTCGGGCTTGATTTTGATAAGTTAGAAGAAGGGTCAGAGAAGAGTAGGTTTGTAAATAACAAAATTTTATATGATTCATTGTTAGGCCTATCTTATAAGGAAATAATCAACTTTTTTGAATTTACACAAAATCATACTGTTTTTTCTACAAAACATGGAACAAAAGGGGAAGAGTATAGAAATGTATTGACAGTTATTGATGATAAAGAATGGGTAAATGAAGCTGAAGGATATAATTTTGAAGGTTTTTTCGATAATACTGATGTTAATGAAGAAAGAAAGTTGAGAACTAGAAATCTTTTTTATGTTGAATGTTCTAGAGCAAAAGAAAATTTAATTGTTTTAGCACTTTCTCCCATGGGAGAATCAGCATTAAATAATATTGAAAAATGGTTTGGTAAAAATAATGTTATCAAACTAGATAATTTTTGA
- a CDS encoding helix-turn-helix domain-containing protein has translation MYKWEIEELKFQIGKLIQLHRLKRELSQLQLGNELNISSNHIGRIERAETNPTIESLVKICNFFEIDILYLFTKINEKELKKIEGEIEQLQKEFKNQNKRKSQ, from the coding sequence ATGTATAAATGGGAAATAGAGGAATTAAAATTCCAAATTGGAAAGCTTATTCAGTTACATAGGCTCAAAAGAGAACTTTCACAATTACAACTTGGAAATGAGCTCAATATCTCAAGTAACCATATCGGTAGAATTGAAAGAGCTGAAACTAATCCAACCATTGAAAGTCTTGTTAAAATCTGTAATTTTTTTGAAATTGATATATTATATCTATTTACAAAAATAAATGAAAAAGAATTAAAGAAAATTGAGGGTGAAATCGAGCAGCTGCAAAAAGAATTTAAAAATCAAAATAAGAGAAAATCCCAATAA